A part of Aegilops tauschii subsp. strangulata cultivar AL8/78 chromosome 2, Aet v6.0, whole genome shotgun sequence genomic DNA contains:
- the LOC120974755 gene encoding uncharacterized protein: protein MDLALKAYLDKMSDEAAARANKQEGDNSAILQALATQTARIDALVTWKPELEARFAQLELSVAALQAASPSTAPSTGSPPHATPLIIARETHGQPSHGAPLHPGGSPTVTPESPAASPVTDIRAVVLIQRPPDLDTACSLALLQEEVADGEAAMRTSFNRMPLSLFASTSNTVAVTLQRPSTPATIAEDHRGTEAARAPTDNSKIAALRSFRRARGLCFKCGERWGKDHTCPTTVQMHVVEELLELFATEEVLDENNRESSELNEDNLCTISKQAVDGSTGPGVMQLHAWIQGEEMSLLVDSGSSSSFVDRHLAAKLNGVCKLPKVCRVKVADGVVLICDSFIPQCQWTSQGDEFTTDFKLLSLGAYDAILGMDWLRKHSPMHIDWEAQQMSVTAEGGLIELQAVARDHLLINVKEICPKGNNKVIIYFFIS, encoded by the exons ATGGACCTTGCCCTGAAGGCCTACCTCGACAAGATGAGCGACGAAGCCGCCGCGCGCGCCAACAAACAAGAAGGCGACAACAGCGCCATCCTCCAGGCCTTGGCCACGCAAACGGCGCGGATCGACGCCCTGGTGACTTGGAAGCCGGAGCTGGAGGCGCGATTCGCGCAGCTGGAGCTCTCCGTCGCAGCGCTCCAGGCCGCGTCGCCCTCGACTGCGCCATCCACCGGATCTCCGCCGCATGCGACCCCTCTCATCATCGCGCGCGAGACCCACGGGCAACCAAGCCACGGCGCGCCACTGCACCCcgggggatctccgacggtgactCCCGAGTCACCGGCGGCTTCCCCAGTCACGG ACATCCGAGCCGTGGTACTCATTCAGAGACCGCCGGATTTGGACACAGCCTGTTCGTTGGCGCTGTTGCAAGAAGAAGTTGCAGACGGCGAGGCTGCTATGCGCACTTCATTCAACAGGATGCCCCTGTCGCTCTTTGCTTCAACCAGTAACACAGTCGCTGTCACGCTACAACGACCCAGCACTCCAGCGACGATAGCAGAAGATCACAGAGGTACAGAAGCAGCAAGAGCGCCTACAGATAACAGTAAGATTGCAGCCCTCCGCTCGTTCAGAAGAGCTCGTGGTTTGTGTTTCAAGTGTGGCGAACGGTGGGGCAAGGATCACACGTGTCCCACCACAGTACAGATGCATGTGGTGGAAGAGCTATTGGAACTCTTTGCAACAGAGGAGGTGCTCGATGAAAACAATCGAGAATCATCGGAACTGAACGAAGACAACCTCTGTACAATCTCAAAGCAGGCTGTTGATGGGTCGACTGGACCAGGAGTTATGCAGTTGCACGCATGGATTCAAGGGGAGGAAATGTCGCTGTTAGTTGATTCGGGCAGTTCTTCCTCGTTCGTCGACCGGCATCTCGCAGCCAAATTAAATGGAGTCTGCAAATTACCCAAAGTCTGTAGAGTTAAAGTTGCTGATGGTGTTGTACTGATCTGTGACAGTTTCATACCGCAGTGCCAATGGACATCTCAAGGGGATGAATTTACCACAGATTTCAAGCTTCTTTCACTCGGGGCCTATGATGCTATCTTAGGTATGGATTGGCTCAGGAAGCATAGCCCTATGCATATTGATTGGGAGGCACAACAGATGTCAGTTACAGCTGAAGGAGGTTTGATTGAATTGCAAGCAGTTGCTCGTGATCATCTTTTGATcaatgtgaaggaaatatgccctaaaggcaataataaagttattatttatttctttatttcatga